One genomic region from Eremothecium gossypii ATCC 10895 chromosome I, complete sequence encodes:
- a CDS encoding uncharacterized protein (Syntenic homolog of Saccharomyces cerevisiae YLR257W), whose amino-acid sequence MSARSSLQQRRLSAIQNAADYNIVPSQHEGHTYSVRKRKKSRFRLWFKILPLFKKDQQEVVLSVASLETEQHTEQHNESTPNTLLKMARNTGEQTDLKNGLGTSAPSLVGLSVRDIDDKENPDFVPEKKDVHPELSSQVLEKIHSQSNLSKSLEGNVSVDDLNREGALLTDDNDVDLEQLISKKLDGITSLKMQLKNKRKQQAHPQQGSTARSSGSPCSAGHHHISPENSNSNHSLVMSTDPIDDFISMGATSNSSLSDKHKEAEQPERIRNSYGEWIPNKSHRPHLCRGDSYQKTITDVDERPGRSSQRASGSSAEYLRSLSRSMQRGSSLQRSSGEQLDDKNATYTTNNYTIPQRDVEMAPLIIREDEEDQYKGNANARHL is encoded by the coding sequence ATGTCAGCCAGAAGTTccctgcagcagcgccgaCTCAGCGCCATCCAAAACGCGGCAGATTATAACATAGTGCCAAGTCAGCACGAAGGCCATACTTATAGTGTGCGGAAAAGAAAGAAGAGCCGATTCAGATTGTGGTTCAAAATTTTACCCCTTTTTAAGAAGGATCAACAGGAAGTAGTACTATCAGTAGCTAGCTTAGAGACTGAACAACACACTGAACAGCACAACGAATCGACACCCAACACATTACTGAAGATGGCACGCAACACAGGTGAGCAAACTGACTTGAAGAACGGTTTAGGAACTTCAGCACCATCATTGGTGGGGCTATCGGTAAGAGATATTGACGATAAGGAAAACCCAGACTTCGTTCCCGAGAAGAAGGACGTGCATCCAGAGCTTTCATCTCAGGTGCTAGAGAAGATTCATTCTCAGAGTAATCTCTCGAAGAGTCTCGAGGGAAATGTCAGCGTGGACGACCTAAACAGAGAGGGCGCCTTGCTCACGGACGATAACGATGTTGACTTGGAGCAGTTAATATCAAAAAAGTTGGACGGTATCACTAGTCTCAAGATGCAATTGAAGAATAAGCGGAAACAACAGGCTCATCCACAACAGGGATCTACTGCGAGAAGTAGTGGTAGCCCTTGCAGTGCTGGACACCACCATATCTCTCCCGAGAACTCTAACTCGAATCACTCGCTGGTGATGTCCACTGACCCTATTGATGACTTCATTAGCATGGGTGCGACTTCCAATTCCTCATTATCTGACAAACATAAGGAGGCCGAGCAGCCAGAGCGCATCCGGAATTCATATGGCGAATGGATTCCAAACAAGTCACACCGGCCACACCTATGTCGTGGTGATTCGTACCAGAAGACTATAACTGATGTGGATGAGAGACCCGGAAGATCATCGCAGCGCGCATCGGGATCTTCGGCTGAATACCTGAGGTCTTTGTCGCGCTCCATGCAGAGGGGCAGTTCTCTACAGAGGAGTAGCGGCGAACAGTTGGATGATAAGAACGCCACCTACACAACCAACAACTATACTATTCCACAGAGAGATGTAGAGATGGCGCCTCTTATCATCAGAGAGGACGAAGAAGACCAATATAAAGGGAATGCGAATGCGAGGCATCTGTAA